One genomic window of Deltaproteobacteria bacterium HGW-Deltaproteobacteria-6 includes the following:
- a CDS encoding branched chain amino acid ABC transporter substrate-binding protein — translation MNNNLLFRWILIPVFLFAFGSTSTLYGGETIKIGIAGSHTGDLASYGLPTVHAAELVARKINAQGGISGKKIQLLIEDEACKPELATNAATKLVSAKVDGVIGHICSGATKAALRTYKDAGIIVISPSVTSPELTLAGQYPNFHRTIGPDNVQARLVVDFALKTLKMKKLAVIHDKGDYGKGFAEYAKKYLEESQGAKVVLYEGITPGAVDYSAIVQKIKYSGADAVVYGGYHPEAASVVQLMRKRNMKTIFISDDGVKDQTFIKVAAASAEGVYASGPKDTTKNPLAIAAIAEHRKAYGTEPGAFYLNAYSAMLAMVNAITKAKSTDYKAVRNALRTYPADTPLGKIKFNDKGDAIGVGFSIYQVRQGVYVELK, via the coding sequence ATGAATAATAATCTTCTTTTCCGATGGATTTTAATCCCCGTCTTTTTATTTGCCTTTGGTTCAACTTCCACGTTGTATGGAGGCGAAACCATTAAAATCGGCATTGCAGGTTCCCACACCGGCGACCTGGCTTCATATGGCCTGCCCACGGTTCACGCAGCCGAACTGGTAGCCAGGAAGATAAACGCACAAGGCGGAATTTCAGGAAAAAAGATCCAGTTATTGATTGAAGACGAAGCCTGCAAACCGGAACTGGCCACCAATGCCGCCACGAAACTGGTTTCCGCAAAAGTGGATGGCGTCATCGGCCATATCTGCAGCGGCGCGACCAAAGCGGCGCTGCGCACTTACAAAGACGCGGGAATTATCGTGATATCCCCCTCGGTAACCAGCCCCGAATTAACCCTCGCCGGTCAGTATCCGAATTTCCATCGCACCATTGGCCCGGACAATGTACAGGCAAGACTGGTAGTGGATTTTGCACTTAAAACGCTGAAGATGAAAAAACTTGCCGTCATTCATGATAAAGGAGATTACGGTAAAGGGTTCGCGGAATACGCAAAAAAATATCTGGAAGAATCCCAGGGAGCCAAAGTCGTTCTTTACGAAGGCATCACACCGGGTGCGGTGGATTATTCGGCAATTGTTCAGAAGATTAAGTATTCCGGTGCGGACGCGGTTGTATATGGCGGTTACCACCCGGAAGCGGCATCAGTTGTACAGTTGATGCGGAAACGAAACATGAAAACAATTTTCATATCCGACGATGGTGTAAAAGATCAGACCTTCATTAAAGTGGCGGCTGCGTCGGCGGAGGGTGTTTACGCGTCAGGCCCCAAAGATACAACAAAAAATCCGCTGGCGATCGCGGCCATTGCAGAGCATAGAAAAGCCTACGGCACGGAACCAGGAGCTTTCTACCTTAATGCCTACAGTGCGATGCTCGCCATGGTCAACGCCATAACCAAGGCTAAGTCCACCGATTACAAAGCGGTGCGCAATGCCCTGCGAACCTATCCCGCGGACACGCCGCTCGGCAAAATAAAATTCAACGACAAAGGCGATGCCATTGGCGTCGGCTTTTCCATCTATCAGGTGCGCCAGGGTGTTTATGTGGAATTGAAGTAG
- a CDS encoding branched-chain amino acid ABC transporter permease LivH (LivHMGF is the membrane component of the LIV-I/LS branched-chain amino acid transporter) codes for MNYFWDLFLGGLTRGSIYALIALGYTMVYGILQLINFAHGEIYMIGAFTALIAASILTMQGLTGLPVFILATIVAVLYSSAYGFTVEKIAYKPLRQASRLSPLISAIGMSIFLQNYVMLAQTSDFLPFPNLLPQSEFLDNISHLIGPSDFIIILTSAAVMISLTLLLKFTKMGKAMRATAQDQEMALLTGVNVNRVISRTFIIGSALAAIGGILIASHVGRINFYIGFNAGIKAFTAAVLGGIGSIPGAMLGGLVLGLAESFGTGYISSDYESVFAFVLLILILIFKPDGILGRSSQQKV; via the coding sequence ATGAATTATTTCTGGGATTTATTTTTGGGGGGACTCACGCGCGGCAGTATATATGCCCTGATTGCCCTGGGCTACACCATGGTTTACGGCATTCTGCAACTCATCAATTTCGCCCACGGTGAGATCTACATGATTGGCGCGTTTACCGCGCTGATAGCGGCTTCCATCCTGACCATGCAGGGGCTCACCGGTCTGCCCGTATTCATTCTTGCCACAATTGTCGCCGTCCTTTATTCTTCCGCCTACGGTTTTACCGTTGAAAAAATAGCTTACAAACCCTTGCGTCAGGCCTCGCGGCTCTCACCGCTCATCAGTGCGATCGGCATGTCCATCTTTTTGCAGAATTATGTCATGCTGGCTCAGACTTCCGATTTCCTTCCCTTCCCCAACCTGTTGCCTCAATCTGAATTTCTCGACAACATCAGCCACTTGATCGGCCCATCGGACTTCATTATTATCCTGACCTCCGCAGCCGTGATGATCTCGCTCACCCTGCTTCTGAAATTCACCAAGATGGGCAAGGCCATGCGGGCAACGGCTCAGGACCAGGAAATGGCCCTGCTCACCGGCGTAAACGTCAATCGCGTGATATCGCGGACATTCATCATCGGTTCGGCGCTCGCGGCCATCGGTGGTATTTTGATCGCCTCCCATGTCGGCCGCATTAACTTCTATATCGGTTTTAACGCGGGCATCAAGGCTTTTACCGCCGCCGTTCTTGGCGGCATCGGCAGCATCCCCGGCGCCATGCTGGGAGGACTGGTGCTGGGGCTGGCGGAAAGCTTCGGCACCGGCTATATATCCAGCGACTATGAATCCGTATTCGCATTTGTTCTCTTGATTCTGATTTTAATTTTTAAACCCGATGGCATTCTGGGACGTTCCTCCCAGCAAAAAGTCTAG
- a CDS encoding branched-chain amino acid ABC transporter permease: MKYASELKRSATIALWLILLTFPLTVVKVNTIENLVIWRWINIVGIGLGSFVLSFIWQIYLSKKTSALQIVPERLSPLNRLIENPKIYRPAVIIIAAFTLIFPFVFSHYQVNVMTTALIYVMLGLGLNIEVGLAGLLDLGYVAFYAVGAYSYALLNYHFGLGFWTLLPVGALIAAFFGILVGLPVLRLRGDYLAIVTLAFAEIIRLVLENWNDFSFGPSGISNIPRPGLFGMSLTPEQSAIYMYFILIALCGLTIFVIYRLQNSRIGRAWVALREDELACQSMGVDKTKAKLAAFALGATWAGMAGVLFAAKTTFINPASFTFLESAMILSIVVLGGMGSILGVIIAALAIILLPEYLRVFSDYRMILFGAALILMMVFRPGGLLADRRKQYEFHQPNGNDTT, translated from the coding sequence ATGAAATACGCCTCCGAACTAAAAAGATCGGCCACCATCGCCCTGTGGCTTATTCTGCTGACATTTCCCCTCACGGTGGTCAAAGTCAACACTATTGAAAACCTTGTGATCTGGCGCTGGATCAACATTGTTGGCATCGGCCTCGGCAGTTTTGTGCTTTCTTTTATCTGGCAGATCTATCTGAGCAAAAAAACGTCAGCCCTGCAAATCGTACCGGAAAGGCTATCCCCGCTGAATCGCCTGATTGAAAATCCGAAAATTTACCGTCCCGCGGTCATCATCATCGCCGCTTTTACTCTGATCTTCCCATTTGTCTTTTCCCATTACCAGGTCAACGTCATGACCACCGCACTTATTTATGTCATGCTGGGACTGGGATTGAATATTGAAGTCGGTCTGGCAGGTCTCCTGGATCTGGGCTACGTCGCCTTTTACGCTGTTGGCGCATACAGCTATGCCTTGCTCAATTATCACTTCGGTCTGGGCTTCTGGACACTGCTTCCGGTTGGCGCCCTGATTGCGGCCTTTTTCGGCATTCTGGTGGGGCTGCCGGTGTTGAGGCTGCGCGGTGATTATCTGGCTATTGTCACACTGGCTTTCGCTGAAATCATCCGGCTGGTGCTGGAAAACTGGAACGATTTTTCTTTTGGTCCCAGCGGCATTTCCAACATTCCCCGGCCCGGATTGTTCGGCATGTCCCTGACTCCCGAACAATCCGCGATTTATATGTATTTTATTTTAATTGCCCTGTGCGGGCTGACCATTTTCGTGATCTACCGCCTGCAGAATTCCCGCATTGGCCGCGCCTGGGTGGCCCTGCGTGAAGATGAACTGGCCTGTCAGTCTATGGGCGTCGACAAGACAAAAGCCAAACTTGCGGCTTTCGCACTGGGCGCAACATGGGCGGGAATGGCGGGCGTACTCTTTGCCGCAAAAACAACTTTCATCAATCCGGCAAGTTTCACGTTTCTGGAATCGGCCATGATTTTATCGATTGTGGTGCTGGGTGGCATGGGGTCGATTCTCGGGGTGATTATCGCGGCGCTGGCTATCATCCTGCTTCCTGAATACCTGCGGGTCTTCAGCGATTACCGGATGATCCTGTTCGGCGCGGCCCTGATTCTTATGATGGTTTTTCGCCCCGGCGGACTTCTGGCCGACCGTCGTAAACAATATGAATTTCATCAGCCGAATGGTAATGACACGACTTAA
- a CDS encoding ABC transporter ATP-binding protein — protein sequence MENILEVKNMTMDFGGLRALDNVNLHIQKGEIAALIGPNGAGKTTLFNCLTGIYKPTAGEIILHPPDGKPKRLDGLKINTITKLGMARTFQNIRLFGGMTVLENIMIGRHTRSHTGIIGAIFRPRSARYEEKAIVDKSYSILEYMGLTASVNELAKNLPYGAQRRLEIARALATDPQVLLLDEPAAGMNPQETSELDTLIARLQKDFQLSILLIEHDMKLVMNLAQNIFVLDYGEEIARGAPQEIRSNPAVIKAYLGDDTDADVN from the coding sequence ATGGAAAACATTCTGGAAGTAAAAAATATGACCATGGATTTCGGCGGCCTGCGTGCTCTGGACAATGTCAACCTCCACATTCAAAAAGGAGAAATCGCAGCGCTCATCGGCCCCAACGGCGCGGGCAAAACCACATTATTCAATTGCCTGACAGGCATCTATAAGCCAACAGCGGGCGAGATTATCCTGCACCCCCCTGACGGCAAACCGAAACGGCTCGATGGCTTGAAAATCAACACGATCACCAAACTGGGTATGGCACGCACCTTCCAGAATATCCGGCTTTTCGGCGGCATGACCGTTCTGGAAAATATCATGATCGGACGTCACACCCGGTCGCACACGGGCATTATCGGCGCGATTTTCCGTCCGCGCAGCGCGCGTTATGAAGAAAAAGCCATCGTTGATAAAAGTTATTCCATTCTTGAATACATGGGTCTCACCGCCAGCGTGAACGAACTGGCTAAAAATCTGCCCTACGGCGCTCAGCGCCGTCTGGAAATCGCCCGCGCCCTGGCCACTGATCCCCAAGTCCTTTTGCTGGATGAACCGGCCGCAGGCATGAATCCTCAGGAAACCAGTGAGCTGGATACCCTGATTGCACGATTGCAAAAAGACTTTCAACTATCCATCCTGCTTATTGAACACGATATGAAACTGGTGATGAATCTGGCGCAGAATATTTTCGTACTCGACTACGGCGAAGAAATCGCAAGGGGCGCGCCTCAGGAAATCCGCAGCAACCCTGCTGTAATCAAAGCCTATCTGGGAGATGATACTGATGCTGACGTTAATTGA
- the livF gene encoding branched-chain amino acid ABC transporter ATP-binding protein (with LivGHMJ and LivGHMK is part of the high-affinity branched-chain amino acid transport system; LivFGHMK is specific for the transport of leucine, while LivFGHMJ is a transporter for leucine, isoleucine, and valine), whose protein sequence is MLTLIDVETSYGSIRALKGISLSVAEGEIVALIGSNGAGKSTTLMSISGITKVRAGQILLNGESIEKNDPDKIVASGISQVPEGRRIFPRLSVMENLEMGAFLRDDHTEIKNDLLYIYELFPILYKRRHQQGGTLSGGEQQMLAISRALMARPKLLLLDEPSLGLSPLMTKLIYSILRKINTEHRTTIFLVEQNAFMALKLSHRAYVLENGAITMEGKAADLLHDENVKKAYLGI, encoded by the coding sequence ATGCTGACGTTAATTGATGTGGAAACCAGCTATGGCAGCATCCGCGCGCTCAAAGGCATTTCTCTATCCGTGGCGGAAGGCGAGATTGTCGCGCTCATTGGCTCCAATGGCGCGGGCAAATCAACTACACTCATGTCCATCTCGGGCATCACGAAGGTTCGCGCCGGTCAAATTCTATTGAACGGAGAATCCATCGAAAAAAACGACCCTGATAAGATCGTCGCCTCAGGGATTTCACAGGTTCCAGAAGGCAGGCGTATCTTCCCCAGGTTAAGCGTCATGGAAAACCTGGAAATGGGCGCTTTTTTACGCGATGATCACACGGAAATCAAAAACGACCTCCTGTATATTTACGAACTGTTCCCCATTCTTTACAAACGTCGGCATCAGCAGGGCGGTACATTAAGCGGCGGAGAACAGCAGATGCTGGCCATCTCCCGCGCGCTCATGGCCAGGCCGAAGCTGTTGCTTCTGGATGAACCGTCTTTGGGATTGTCGCCTTTGATGACCAAATTGATCTATTCAATTCTTCGCAAGATCAATACCGAACACCGCACCACTATTTTTCTGGTAGAACAAAACGCCTTCATGGCGCTCAAGCTTTCCCACCGTGCTTACGTTCTGGAAAACGGCGCCATAACCATGGAAGGCAAAGCCGCAGATCTGCTGCATGATGAGAATGTGAAAAAAGCGTATCTGGGAATTTAA